A genomic stretch from Pseudomonas mendocina includes:
- the peaD gene encoding quinohemoprotein amine dehydrogenase subunit beta: MNNKKHTTLRNVFALGAITLGLMSQMALAKDYLVTAARPDKVVVVDAAERKVVNTFTIPNAGQGNSVAGLAVSRDGKVAYVVHNRWESVSGIDLDTGKEVFRAELSSPGIRGKAHFAIDVSPDGKELAVHVSPTELKLGEYKVLDPYIAIYDTSAGIGAQPLRKLDAPRRTTTLAYSPDYKRLYTFSWDMLVLDPKTGKQIGKHPWRSWKREGFAEPDTLSVSPQFEQANEFATPYFINYTGKDGKTVTKAGVWSLDLAKDTVRFSEFEGDLVMPFSTVINPVRRNEAYTAYTQLTKTDIDTGKLIKRVDLDHTFYTVNVSTDGKELYIGGTINEIAVYDSETLEKKATIVISEGDQVLSSMRMVQR; encoded by the coding sequence ATGAACAATAAAAAACATACAACGCTGCGCAACGTCTTTGCCCTTGGCGCTATTACTCTGGGCCTGATGAGCCAGATGGCTCTGGCGAAAGACTATCTGGTGACCGCTGCTCGCCCGGATAAAGTTGTGGTGGTGGACGCCGCTGAGCGCAAGGTGGTGAATACCTTCACCATTCCGAATGCCGGTCAGGGCAACAGCGTGGCTGGCCTGGCTGTATCCCGTGATGGAAAAGTGGCCTACGTGGTGCATAACCGCTGGGAGAGCGTTTCCGGGATCGATCTGGATACCGGCAAGGAAGTGTTCCGCGCGGAACTGTCTTCTCCGGGTATTCGCGGTAAAGCGCACTTCGCCATTGACGTCAGCCCGGATGGTAAGGAGCTGGCTGTTCATGTCAGCCCAACTGAGCTGAAGCTGGGTGAATACAAGGTGCTGGACCCGTATATCGCCATCTACGACACCAGTGCCGGAATCGGTGCCCAGCCGCTGCGCAAACTGGACGCACCGCGTCGCACCACCACGCTGGCCTACTCACCGGACTACAAGCGTCTGTACACCTTCAGCTGGGACATGCTGGTGCTGGACCCGAAAACCGGCAAGCAGATCGGCAAGCACCCGTGGCGCAGCTGGAAGCGTGAAGGCTTCGCTGAGCCGGACACGCTGTCGGTTTCTCCGCAGTTTGAGCAGGCCAACGAGTTCGCCACGCCGTACTTCATCAACTACACCGGCAAAGACGGTAAGACTGTGACCAAGGCCGGGGTCTGGTCGCTGGATCTGGCCAAGGACACGGTGCGTTTCTCCGAGTTCGAGGGTGATCTGGTGATGCCGTTCTCCACGGTGATCAACCCGGTTCGCCGCAACGAGGCCTACACCGCCTACACCCAGCTGACCAAGACCGATATTGATACGGGCAAGCTGATCAAACGGGTCGATCTGGATCACACCTTCTATACCGTCAACGTCTCGACTGACGGTAAGGAGCTGTATATCGGCGGCACTATCAACGAGATCGCGGTCTATGACAGCGAAACGTTGGAGAAGAAAGCCACAATCGTCATCAGTGAAGGGGATCAGGTGCTGAGCTCAATGCGTATGGTGCAGCGTTGA
- a CDS encoding ABC transporter ATP-binding protein, whose protein sequence is MSADATHGAREGMPQGMPSRHADRGMWYWALSFARPHWPLFALVLLLSLAVAGAGLAQPYLTKVLIDDGILAGRFDQVILSVACLVGLALLSSLFGGITRYIYVNASARVLHAMRESMLAHLLTLSPDFYARTRQGDIHARLDGDMGELQRFMVDSLLSLVNNGFMLIGSVLMLGWMSSELLVLLLVVLLLNSLFLKCVRPRLETLNRQVRERGSDLAAFFVETLGLVKCVQMFNGQKREVQKLNGLHYDLRETTLRLQVLGYVAGAVPALVMSVSIAGVFLLGGYRIAEGSMTLGTLIAFVTYMQRASGPAQSLMGLYVAYQRARVSLGRVRELSTRQPAVQPPEKADRIVVCGPGELVLQGVSFRYPGATQNILCKLEQHIPAGSRVALRGASGRGKSTLVDLLQRHFDPSEGRIILDGEDLRRHDLDQLRRMVAVVSQDTQLFAASLLDNIRYGRPEASDEEVMKAARAAGVDEFAGSLEEGYQTRLGQRGTLLSGGQRQRVALARVLLMRPRVLVMDESTSGVDTRQEARIHREVDRLFAGQTRIFISHRPLSDEVFDVVIDLDIPQLEEVS, encoded by the coding sequence ATGAGCGCTGATGCTACTCATGGGGCGCGGGAGGGCATGCCGCAAGGTATGCCTTCCCGGCATGCCGACAGGGGCATGTGGTACTGGGCCCTGAGTTTTGCCCGGCCACACTGGCCCCTGTTTGCATTGGTACTGCTACTCTCCCTTGCAGTTGCCGGTGCCGGTCTGGCGCAACCTTATCTGACCAAGGTCCTGATTGATGACGGCATTCTTGCCGGGCGTTTCGATCAAGTCATCTTGAGTGTGGCCTGCCTGGTTGGCCTTGCTCTGCTTTCCTCGTTGTTTGGTGGCATCACCCGTTATATCTACGTGAATGCCTCAGCGCGCGTGTTACATGCAATGCGTGAATCCATGCTGGCGCATCTGCTGACGTTGTCTCCTGACTTCTATGCCCGCACCCGCCAGGGCGACATACATGCCCGTCTTGATGGTGACATGGGGGAGTTGCAGCGCTTTATGGTGGACTCGCTGCTGAGTCTGGTGAACAACGGTTTCATGTTGATCGGCTCGGTGTTGATGCTGGGCTGGATGAGCAGCGAACTACTCGTACTTCTGCTTGTTGTGCTGTTACTCAACAGCCTGTTTCTGAAATGCGTACGCCCGCGACTGGAAACTCTGAACCGACAGGTGCGTGAACGCGGTTCGGATCTGGCGGCCTTTTTTGTCGAAACCCTGGGGCTGGTCAAATGTGTGCAGATGTTCAATGGCCAGAAGCGGGAAGTGCAAAAATTGAATGGTCTGCACTACGACCTGCGCGAAACGACCCTGCGCTTGCAGGTACTTGGCTATGTCGCCGGAGCCGTGCCCGCGCTAGTGATGTCAGTGAGCATTGCCGGGGTGTTTCTGTTGGGCGGGTATCGCATCGCAGAAGGCAGCATGACCCTCGGCACGCTGATTGCCTTTGTCACTTACATGCAGCGTGCCAGTGGTCCGGCGCAATCGTTGATGGGGCTGTATGTGGCGTACCAGCGAGCACGTGTCAGCCTGGGGCGGGTGCGCGAGCTGTCTACCCGACAGCCTGCCGTGCAGCCGCCCGAGAAGGCTGACCGTATAGTGGTATGCGGCCCTGGTGAACTAGTGTTGCAAGGGGTTTCCTTCCGCTATCCGGGAGCAACGCAAAACATTCTCTGTAAGCTTGAGCAGCATATTCCGGCTGGCAGCCGGGTGGCTCTGCGCGGCGCTTCCGGCCGCGGCAAGTCAACTCTGGTTGACCTGCTGCAACGGCATTTCGACCCGAGTGAGGGGCGCATCATCCTCGATGGTGAGGATTTACGCCGCCATGACCTGGATCAGTTGCGGCGCATGGTAGCGGTGGTCTCCCAGGATACCCAGCTGTTTGCCGCCAGCTTGCTCGACAACATTCGCTACGGCCGACCTGAAGCCAGTGATGAGGAGGTGATGAAGGCCGCACGCGCAGCTGGTGTGGATGAGTTCGCAGGGAGTCTGGAGGAGGGTTACCAGACCCGCCTCGGTCAGCGCGGCACCTTGCTTTCCGGTGGTCAGCGTCAGCGCGTGGCGCTGGCCCGCGTTCTATTGATGAGGCCGCGAGTGCTGGTGATGGACGAAAGCACCTCGGGTGTTGATACACGGCAGGAGGCTCGGATCCACCGCGAAGTGGATCGCCTGTTTGCCGGGCAGACACGCATTTTTATCAGCCATCGTCCGCTGAGCGACGAGGTGTTCGATGTCGTGATTGATCTTGATATTCCGCAGTTGGAGGAAGTGTCATGA
- a CDS encoding S8/S53 family peptidase, whose product MRPRVGIIDSGVSESLFSYVVQSRRFSELPGDDPAQPDSIGHGDQLARLILQQCPEAELLVAQVFHGDNRSPVSRIAAALEWLVAQGAQIINMSFGLSSPSEQLAEACKHAASRGVLLVASSPSCGGAVYPAALPECLAVTGDARCAPNELAWLGLAHAELGACPMIQLGQPEHGGGSSFACARVTGMAARIMAHEGYLPSHLCEPLRCSARYIGAEVLRA is encoded by the coding sequence ATGAGGCCCCGTGTCGGCATTATCGACAGTGGCGTGAGCGAAAGCTTGTTCAGTTATGTCGTGCAGTCGCGGCGCTTTAGCGAACTGCCGGGGGATGATCCTGCCCAGCCGGACAGTATCGGCCATGGCGATCAGTTGGCGCGGCTTATCCTGCAGCAGTGCCCCGAGGCTGAATTGCTGGTGGCGCAGGTATTCCATGGTGATAACCGTTCTCCGGTGTCGCGCATCGCCGCCGCGCTTGAGTGGCTGGTGGCGCAGGGGGCGCAAATCATCAACATGAGTTTTGGTCTGTCCTCGCCATCCGAGCAACTTGCCGAAGCCTGCAAACACGCAGCGAGTCGGGGCGTTCTGCTGGTGGCTTCATCGCCGTCCTGTGGCGGTGCGGTTTATCCCGCAGCATTGCCTGAATGTCTGGCAGTCACCGGTGATGCACGCTGTGCGCCCAATGAACTGGCCTGGCTTGGGCTAGCCCATGCGGAGTTGGGCGCCTGCCCGATGATTCAGCTAGGGCAGCCCGAACATGGCGGCGGCTCCAGTTTTGCCTGCGCCAGAGTCACAGGCATGGCTGCACGGATCATGGCCCACGAAGGCTACCTGCCTTCGCATCTGTGTGAACCTCTGCGTTGCAGTGCCCGTTATATCGGGGCAGAGGTGTTACGGGCATGA